The following are encoded together in the Humulus lupulus chromosome 5, drHumLupu1.1, whole genome shotgun sequence genome:
- the LOC133777621 gene encoding zinc finger protein ZAT9-like, producing MEKHKCKLCFRSFSNGRALGGHMRSHMLNLPIPPKLEEEEQQPRQPPSPPELSNSAESASSASSSDDDEGEEEIEERELVDEKGVYYGLRENPKRSIRLVDPEFSFPVVDAGSVVLQDRESETESSKNPTRRRSKRTRKSGVFERHHHHHHRLHQEQQQYHKIDHQHHHHQDQEENDSFKKIKLSKLSNKTDSWAEPEPVSSISDATTEEDVAFCLMMLSRDKWKRQENQQRRVIDEDEEEEEEEEEEERSIEESDQSEELKSTRTNINVSRTRGKYKCETCKKVFRSYQALGGHRASHKKIKVSNLATALDEPEENAATTTTASMPEKKVHQCPVCFRVFSSGQALGGHKRSHVTGSYTITTTTTTTQTQTNKSSKKVVESLIDLNLPAPVDEDEVSQIEHSAVSDGEFVNPIRH from the coding sequence ATGGAGAAACATAAGTGTAAGCTCTGCTTTAGAAGCTTCTCTAATGGCAGAGCTTTAGGGGGTCACATGAGGTCTCATATGTTGAACCTTCCGATTCCTCCGAAGCTAGAAGAGGAAGAGCAGCAGCCACGACAACCTCCGTCACCGCCTGAACTCAGTAACTCGGCTGAGTCAGCCTCGTCTGCATCGTCTTCTGACGATgatgaaggagaagaagaaattgaggaaagGGAATTGGTAGATGAGAAGGGTGTGTATTATGGGCTGAGAGAGAATCCAAAGAGGAGCATTCGATTGGTAGATCCTGAGTTTTCGTTTCCTGTGGTGGATGCCGGCTCTGTTGTCCTTCAAGACCGAGAGAGCGAGACCGAGTCATCCAAGAACCCAACTCGGAGACGATCCAAGAGAACTCGGAAATCGGGTGTGTTTGAgagacaccaccaccaccaccatcgtcTCCATCAAGAACAACAACAATACCATAAAATTGACCaccagcatcatcatcatcaagatCAAGAAGAGAACGATTCTTTTAAGAAGATAAAGCTTAGCAAGTTGAGTAACAAGACCGATTCTTGGGCCGAGCCAGAACCGGTGAGTTCAATCTCTGATGCTACTACTGAAGAAGATGTTGCTTTTTGTCTTATGATGCTGTCGAGGGACAAATGGAAGAGACAAGAGAACCAACAACGACGAGTCATAGATGAAGAcgaggaggaggaagaagaagaagaagaagaagaaagatccATAGAAGAGAGTGACCAATCAGAGGAGCTCAAATCTACGAGGACTAATATTAATGTAAGTAGAACAAGAGGTAAGTACAAGTGCGAGACGTGCAAGAAAGTGTTTCGATCTTATCAAGCTTTAGGCGGACACAGAGCCAGTCACAAAAAGATCAAAGTTTCAAATCTTGCTACTGCTTTGGATGAGCCTGAAGAAAATGcagcaactactactactgcttcaaTGCCGGAGAAGAAAGTCCATCAATGCCCTGTTTGTTTCAGAGTTTTCTCATCTGGGCAAGCCCTCGGTGGCCATAAAAGATCACATGTTACTGGTTCATACACCATTACTACGACTACAACTACAACTCAAACTCAAACTAATAAGAGCTCGAAAAAGGTCGTAGAAAGTTTGATAGATCTTAATCTTCCAGCTCCAGTCGATGAAGATGAAGTTAGCCAAATCGAACACTCGGCGGTTTCTGATGGAGAATTCGTAAACCCCATTAGGCATTAA